The following are encoded together in the Theileria orientalis strain Shintoku DNA, chromosome 1, complete genome genome:
- a CDS encoding binding protein codes for MDNILDQFDLFFYRNIADSRFISGRTGALQSYGSSNLFIVIALLLIFIRLFHLITEYNSIWHIAKELQANPKAIHLSGMAEYAAEILGLYYSHFTQILRFKRKVKPIPIPRVHMPLALNPNSLSLVYENPQDAKKGYTNNLTVTFEFDCLKTTFVSAYWGVPLEIVQSAIIPKSYKKESFGLSLLHDTLLTKVKKLLRKFLIPFYTDQCELLLDQTSDMCDSTKISGDISLLCNEGNFCSSEPICFNSGSKIRCTLKPTLDHIEVDGNSISTWSALSSQEELLQKRIPLVIVLYTPRTQEPRVFSEGDVESHQGYAEITLVRFRIPNELIMPFVKSPKMSPKILKQVVFCGDYLCPQEPRDMFGMGDVRDKECLICIANEMDTVLLPCGHGSFCSKCLYGLRNDKCPVCRRNFYSYVKFPLKDEVA; via the exons ATGGATAATATACTTGATCAATTtgatctatttttttacagGAATATAGCTGACAGCAGGTTTATTTCTGGGAGGACTGGAGCGCTCCAAAGCTACGGTTCATCCAACCTTTTTATAGTCATAGCCCTccttttaatatttatacgCCTGTTTCACCTAATAACTGAGTACAATTCAATATGGCATATTGCCAAGGAGCTCCAGGCGAACCCGAAAGCCATTCACTTGAGCGGCATGGCCGAGTACGCCGCCGAAATTTTAGGTTTATACTACAGTCACTTCACTCAGATTCTAAGGTTTAAGAGGAAGGTCAAGCCCATTCCCATACCGAGAGTCCACATGCCACTCGCCCTTAACCCCAATTCTCTGAGTTTGGTCTACGAAAACCCACAAGATGCGAAGAAGGGATATACTAACAACTTGACGGTCACCTTCGAGTTCGACTGCTTGAAAACGACCTTCGTTAGCGCCTATTGGGGCGTTCCTCTTGAAATTGTTCAGTCAGCCATCATTCCTAAGAGTTATAAGAAGGAATCCTTCGGTTTATCCCTTTTGCACGACACCCTGTTAACTAaggtgaagaagctgctgcgGAAGTTTCTGATTCCCTTTTACACTGACCAGTGTGAGCTTCTTCTCGACCAGACTTCCGACATGTGCGACAGCACTAAGATTTCTGGCGACATTTCACTGCTCTGCAACGAGGGGAACTTCTGCTCATCCGAGCCTATTTGTTTCAACTCCGGCTCGAAGATCAGGTGCACCTTAAAGCCTACCCTCGAC CACATTGAAGTTGACGGCAACAGCATTTCAACGTGGTCGGCTCTGTCCTCCCAAGAGGAGCTTCTTCAGAAAAGAATCCCCTTGGTCATTGTCCTATACACTCCGAGGACGCAGGAACCTAGGGTTTTCAGCGAGGGCGACGTCGAGAGTCACCAG GGGTACGCCGAGATTACTCTCGTCAGATTCAGAATTCCCAACGAGCTCATCATGCCGTTCGTCAAGAGCCCCAAAATGTCACCCAAGATTTTAAAGCAGGTGGTCTTCTGTGGAGACTACCTTTGTCCTCAGGAGCCCCGGGACATGTTCGGCATGGGCGACGTGCGGGACAAGGAGTGCCTGATCTGCATCGCAAACGAAATGGACACTGTGCTGCTTCCTTGCGGCCACGGCTCCTTCTGCTCCAAGTGCCTCTACGGCCTCCGCAACGACAAGTGCCCTGTCTGCAGACGCAACTTCTACTCGTACGTAAAGTTCCCACTGAAGGACGAGGTCGCTTGA
- a CDS encoding 60S ribosomal protein L10e, whose protein sequence is MPSSKRKLKTQLTSCKKDSKKKLNLIENIRGTLEQFIKNNKNESTFVYIIALNDQRNSPLKTLRSILLPGRVFYGKNKVMRIALGTKPEDEIFENLHKISENLFGESAILITSEMPDVVMEKVNGFKVRDFIKCDKLAKETIVLKEGGDDFKDIPGSMEPQFRKLGVPTALNMGKIVLMGDFVVCEKNKRLSANQSQILKLLGIRMSLFSATVKGFWNDGHYKELTPNTHQQ, encoded by the exons atgcCGAGTTCAAAACGAAAGTTAAAAACTCAATTGACCTCATGTAAGAAGGATTCCAAAAAGAAACTAAATCTTATTGAAAACATTAGAGGCACGCTTGaacaatttattaaaaataataaaaatgaatccACTTTTGTCTATATAATTGCCCTAAATGACCAAAGGAACTCGCCACTTAAAACTCTGCGTTCAATACTCTTGCCAGGAAG gGTGTTTTACggaaaaaacaaagtaaTGCGCATCGCACTCGGCACCAAACCTGAAGATGAGATTTTTGAGAATTTGCACAAAATCTCAGAA AATTTATTTGGCGAATCTGCGATCCTAATCACATCTGAAATGCCAGATGTGGTCATGGAGAAGGTGAACGGATTTAAAGTGAGAGATTTTATAAAGTGTGATAAATTAGCCAAAGAAACAATCGTATTAAAG GAAGGAGGTGACGACTTTAAAGACATACCAGGCAGCATGGAGCCACAATTTAGGAAATTGGGAGTGCCAACAGCTTTAAATATGGgaaaaattgttttaatgGGCGATTTTGTAGTTTgtgaaaagaataaaaggCTTTCCGCCAACCAATCGCAGATACTG aaacTACTCGGTATTAGAATGTCGTTATTTAGTGCCACCGTAAAAGGATTCTGGAACGATGGACACTATAAAGAACTGACTCCCAATACACACCAACAATAA
- a CDS encoding arginyl-tRNA synthetase, whose amino-acid sequence MKCVICCVFTCIIIPCLAYKTHLNGTLQFTSVENIVWVTDSDPEFDLHTKVGRTISDVLDLKIDQVNDRLCNEIKKDLSIVDSCQISHDELKVKLRDSYLLDKLDEMEKDERLSVGKLTNEKVVVDYFSPNVGKMLHMGHIRSLVIGQSLSNLLEFSGSKVCRRNHVGDFGLQCGILMRYLMEYDVRMMEALEVESLPRDRAIKEERKYFGFKIPEMEEDYRERTLHLPLPTFSDNLILSTVDSYYKLACNKFTEDEEFCRRARHEAMLLQNSKSQGQKQWEKLRNTCVGHYEDMAYFYYMDGLKTIPESYYKNVADELISKLVRENKAREEGKEVLVNIPGLYRESEEQEDLDDLDGEESEAAESEDSDSVNKAVLRTAEGSLTYMATDLAALSHRVSWNKPDRVIYVTESNQRPHFKKLYKIAKKLDMLNGCKVEHVGFGQVRLEGAGKLRSRSGSKCSLVDITKQVVKLVGDEIVKRGDYLELKRPLLSRKIGVGSMIFSDLSVERHSGYNFSLERLMNQGNNGLIAILYAYVRCLSLLKKTEQLEPLEKREFRNASERNLGRSLLGFENTVLSAVATREPHRVCRYLRALCKAFSRFYEDTQVIEDGKAYSLSVRLVKLTSRVIEEALKILNIQPVQHL is encoded by the exons atgaaatgtgtaatatgTTGTGTTTTTacttgtattataataccGTGTTTGGCCTATAAAACACACCTGAACGGAACGTTGCAATTCACATCAGTGGAGAACATA GTCTGGGTCACTGATAGTGACCCTGAGTTTGATTTACACACTAAGGTCGGAAGGACTATTTCAGATGTTCTGGACTTGAAAATAGATCAAGTGAATGATAG ACTGTGCAATGAGATTAAAAAGGATTTATCGATAGTGGACTCGTGTCAAATATCGCACGACgaattaaaagtaaaactGAGAGACTCGTACCTCTTGGATAAGCTGGACGAAATGGAAAAGGATGAGAGACTGTCAGTAGGAAAGCTGACGAACGAGAAAGTAGTGGTAGACTACTTTAGCCCGAACGTAGGAAAGATGCTGCACATGGGCCATATAAGGTCGCTGGTGATAGGACAAAGCCTGTCGAACCTGTTGGAGTTCTCAGGAAGCAAAGTGTGCAGAAGAAACCACGTGGGAGACTTCGGACTGCAGTGCGGAATACTGATGAGGTACCTGATGGAGTACGACGTGAGAATGATGGAAGCACTGGAGGTGGAGAGCCTGCCCCGAGACCGCGCCATCAAGGAAGAGAGGAAGTATTTCGGATTCAAAATACCAGAAATGGAGGAAGACTACAGAGAGAGGACACTGCACCTGCCGCTGCCAACATTTTCAGACAATCTGATACTATCGACAGTGGATAGCTACTACAAGTTGGCGTGCAACAAGTTCAcggaggacgaggagtttTGTAGAAGAGCAAGACACGAAGCAATGCTGTTGCAGAATTCAAAGAGCCAGGGGCAGAAGCAGTGGGAAAAATTGAGAAACACGTGCGTGGGACACTATGAAGATATGGCATACTTCTACTACATGGATGGGCTGAAAACGATACCAGAAAGCTACTATAAGAACGTGGCAGACGAATTGATAAGCAAGTTGGTGAGAGAGAATAAGGCAAGAGAGGAGGGAAAGGAGGTCCTGGTAAACATACCTGGTCTGTACCGTGAGAGTGAGGAACAAGAAGatttggatgatttggatgGCGAGGAATCAGAAGCTGCCGAGTCTGAAGACAGCGATAGCGTCAACAAGGCAGTTTTGAGGACGGCGGAAGGGAGTTTGACATACATGGCAACGGACCTTGCAGCCCTGTCTCACAGAGTAAGCTGGAACAAGCCGGACAGAGTAATATATGTGACTGAGAGCAACCAGAGACCACACTTTAAAAAG CTCTATAAAATAGCAAAGAAGCTCGACATGTTAAACGGGTGTAAGGTGGAACACGTAGGATTCGGACAAGTGAGGCTCGAAGGAGCAGGAAAACTGAGGTCTAGGTCGGGCAGCAAGTGTAGTCTGGTTGACATCACGAAGCAGGTGGTTAAACTAGTGGGCGACGAAATAGTCAAGAGAGGGGACTACTTGGAGCTCAAAAGGCCGCTGCTGTCTAGAAAGATTG GAGTGGGATCCATGATTTTCAGCGACCTGAGTGTGGAGAGGCACTCGGGATACAACTTTTCGCTTGAGCGTCTGATGAATCAGGGCAACAACGGGCTCATTGCGATCCTCTACGCGTACGTAAGGTGTCtgtcgctgctgaagaagacgGAGCAGCTGGAGCCGCTGGAGAAAAGAG AATTCAGAAACGCCTCGGAGAGGAACCTGGGAAGGTCACTCCTCGGGTTCGAGAACACGGTCCTCTCAGCAGTGGCGACGCGTGAGCCGCACAGAGTTTGCAGGTACCTGAGGGCGCTCTGCAAGGCCTTCAGTCGCTTCTACGAGGACACGCAGGTCATAGAGGACGGCAAGGCCTACTCACTCTCCGTGAGGCTGGTTAAACTGACTTCAAGAGTGATAGAAGAGGCGCTGAAGATACTGAACATACAGCCAGTGCAGcatttgtaa
- a CDS encoding uncharacterized protein (WD40 repeat-like domain containing protein): MGDYFKVCEVEGLRRTVSETSESDKSARSYFKWLKVVGTGKESSPISHLSLSPCDNLCAVSYGTKVLFYDYMNQNTLHNYTSSKSFVRFCSFRSDAKLAAVSDDSGSINVIALSLKSHLRRFNAHEGPVHCHRFSNDKLNLMSGGEDSRVKFWDISEEKCVLTLDGHTDSVRTLCSIPDDPNLWVTGCYDSRCRVYDVRIPTSPVATLNHGSPVQHVSCSSSGFRLLSTGDNKVMVWDVSSGLKLDYCLKPHMRTVLGSFLSDEDECLVTASLDGTVKFTDVTSGTLLQVYSYESQITSFDFLYNSVLTVGLVSGDWLVRHNLKAGDRMINEPDTKASDSSPVHQGSEAKPLDYFGYKPPKLGPLDKLVKSFQYKAALDLALKLTPEHVYNLIELLIIRGTLSTAVRNRDEKTILPLLKFVCAHLNRDINNTTLILEFLIAILDQNPWLKSCTDEAVMAEIKRIPNKINLELYQHTILMRLKGLIDFIL; encoded by the exons ATGGGTGATTATTTCAAGGTCTGCGAGGTAGAAGGCCTAAGGCGAACCGTTTCTGAGACCTCTGAGTCCGATAAAAGCGCAAGAAGCTACTTCAAATGGTTAAAGGTCGTAGGAACGGGCAAGGAATCCTCACCTATTTCACATTTGTCCTTGAGCCCTTGTGATAACCTATGCGCAGTTTCGTACGGAACGAAG GTTTTGTTCTATGACTACATGAATCAAAATACACTTCACAACTACACTTCTTCCAAGAGTTTCGTACGATTCTGCTCTTTTAGATCGGATGCTAAGTTGGCGGCAGTTTCTGACGACTCTGGATCCATAAACGTTATCGCACTCTCACTGAAGTCGCATCTGCGCAGATTTAACGCTCACGAAGGCCCTGTCCACTGCCACCGCTTTTCAAACGACAAGTTGAATTTGATGTCTGGCGGTGAAGACTCTCGGGTTAAATTTTGGGATATCTCCGAGGAAAAGTGCGTTTTGACGCTCGACGGCCACACTGACTCCGTGAGGACCCTGTGTAGCATCCCCGATGACCCGAATCTCTGGGTCACAGGCTGCTACGACTCACGGTGTCGAGTGTATGACGTTAGGATACCGACGTCTCCAGTTGCGACTCTGAACCACGGGTCCCCAGTTCAGCACGTTTCCTGCTCCTCTTCAGGCTTCAGGCTGCTTTCCACAGGAGACAACAAGGTCATGGTATGGGACGTGAGCTCAGGCTTGAAGCTGGACTACTGCCTCAAGCCTCATATGAGGACGGTCCTTGGATCTTTCTTGAGTGATGAGGACGAATGCCTGGTCACCGCCTCTCTAGACGGGACCGTCAAGTTTACGGATGTTACGTCTGGCACTCTCCTGCAAGTCTACAGCTACGAGTCCCAGATCACGTCGTTTGATTTTCTGTACAATAGCGTTTTGACCGTAGGATTGGTCTCAGGTGACTGGCTGGTGAGGCACAACCTGAAGGCCGGCGATAGGATGATAAATGAGCCGGACACCAAGGCTTCAGATTCCTCACCTGTGCACCAAGGTTCCGAAGCGAAACCACTCGACTACTTCGGATACAAGCCTCCCAAGCTAGGTCCACTGGACAAACTCGTTAAGTCGTTTCAATACAAGGCTGCACTGGATTTGGCTCTTAAATTGAC GCCCGAACACGTGTACAATCTCATCGAGCTCCTCATTATAAGGGGCACTCTTTCCACTGCGGTTCGGAATCGTGATGAAAAGACCATACTTCCTCTTTTAAAGTTCGTTTGCGCTCACTTGAACAGGGACATCAACAACACTACGCTCATTCTCGAGTTCCTGATCGCCATTCTGGACCAGAACCCCTGGCTCAAGTCATGTACAGATGAGGCTGTCATGGCTGAGATAAAACGCATTCCCAACAAGATTAACCTGGAGCTTTATCAACACACGATTCTGATGAGGCTCAAAGGCTTAATCGATTTCATACTTTAA
- a CDS encoding protein kinase encodes MRFFSPKFENDYTLGKRICNGVTCQIRECRSIKEEKDYVVKIYPSDLDDINTIRYEHHLYVKNKLNSIPNILKLRDCFFDKYYVYYVMEKYE; translated from the exons ATGAGATTTTTCTCACCCAAATTCGAAAATGATTATACCCTAGGGAAGCGAATATGCAACGGA GTAACATGTCAAATAAGAGAATGTCGATCCataaaggaagaaaaggacTACGTCGTTAAAATATATCCCTCTGACCTCGATGatattaatacaataaGATATGAACATCATCTTTacgtaaaaaataaactaaattcTATACcgaatatattaaaactaagAGATTGtttttttgataaatacTACGTGTACTACGTAATGGAGAAGTACgagtaa